A single Gambusia affinis linkage group LG20, SWU_Gaff_1.0, whole genome shotgun sequence DNA region contains:
- the LOC122823498 gene encoding sushi, nidogen and EGF-like domain-containing protein 1, with product MNVRPLYPIAGTISSRSDDGSSPAISLPQSFNYFGQPYSQIYVNHNGHLTFDAPWSSFSPQQFPMYGTRDIIAPFWTDLDNRANGDIYYVQYTNGSLLQQVTQDINRYFSALNFQANWIFIATWHEVAYYPTTGTRTTFQAVLTTNGRYSFVLMNYGSIASTSRSVQAGYDTKNSSHHINIPGSLSNNATGPNSTFRLNSNVNVPGRWAFRVDHGSRGCTFNGRRT from the exons ATGAATGtta GACCCCTCTACCCAATTGCTGGAACAATAAGCTCTCGTTCTGATGATGGAAGCTCTCCTGCAATTTCACTTCCACAATCCTTTAACTATTTCGGACAGCCTTACTCTCAGATTTAT gtgaACCACAACGGACATCTGACCTTTGATGCACCATGGTCAAGTTTTTCTCCTCAACAATTTCCGATGTATGGAACCAGAGACATCATTGCTCCGTTCTGGACGGATTTAGACAACAGAGCCAATGGTGATATCTACTATGTTCAGTACACCAACGGCTCTCTTCTCCAACAAGTTACACAGGACATCAATAGATACTTCTCAGCTCTTAACTTTCAGGCCAACTGGATCTTCATAGCAACATGGCATGAAGTTGCATATTATCCAACAACTGGAACA agaaCAACCTTTCAGGCAGTCTTGACTACCAATGGTCGTTATTCATTTGTTCTGATGAATTATGGATCAATAGCCTCCACATCAAGATCTGTACAG GCCGGATATGATACAAAAAATTCCTCTCACCACATCAACATCCCTGGATCACTCTCTAATAATGCAACAGGACCTAACTCAACTTTTAGGCTCAACAGCAACGTCAACGTACCCGGTCGCTGGGCATTTCGAGTAGATCATGGTTCAAGAGGTTGCACTTTTAATGGTAGGAGAACATAG